From a single Nostoc sp. MS1 genomic region:
- a CDS encoding SnoaL-like polyketide cyclase, which produces MSSESSTSQPIWIQDRDTVIAHDSNVEWRYQEPPDYSRTNQYLKQQSKSNHIEGSLEAIVQNLVRAFEMEASFKTNPQQWVSIVADKFRMTTNGGSAYTAQDVADAGTYNLFLGDSEQYKASEEDFESSAHLFHNAFPNGFLWELIEVLAGPPNVTFKWRHWGTFSGSYKEHAPTGETVEIVGMSVARVNDDLKILSLEHFFDSGSFLNKLATGCPFHGQNNS; this is translated from the coding sequence ATGAGTTCAGAATCATCTACCAGCCAACCTATTTGGATACAAGATAGAGATACTGTCATTGCTCACGACTCCAACGTGGAATGGCGATATCAAGAACCACCAGATTATTCGCGCACAAATCAATATCTTAAGCAACAAAGTAAGTCTAATCACATCGAAGGTTCTTTAGAAGCTATAGTGCAGAACTTAGTCAGAGCCTTTGAAATGGAAGCTTCTTTCAAAACCAATCCTCAGCAGTGGGTATCTATAGTAGCAGATAAATTTCGCATGACTACTAATGGTGGTTCTGCTTATACTGCTCAGGATGTAGCGGATGCAGGAACTTACAATTTATTTCTAGGTGACTCAGAACAATATAAAGCTTCAGAGGAAGATTTTGAGTCATCAGCACATCTGTTTCATAATGCTTTTCCTAACGGCTTCTTATGGGAACTCATAGAAGTATTAGCAGGGCCGCCAAACGTCACATTTAAGTGGCGGCATTGGGGAACTTTTAGCGGTTCCTACAAAGAACACGCACCCACAGGAGAGACTGTAGAAATTGTAGGTATGAGTGTTGCCCGTGTTAATGATGATTTAAAAATCTTGTCATTAGAACACTTTTTTGATAGTGGTTCTTTTTTGAACAAATTAGCTACAGGTTGTCCTTTTCACGGACAGAATAATTCGTAA
- a CDS encoding metallophosphoesterase family protein: MNFKRRQFLFLSSFSAFGVGLLTWKLAHQNDSSADFAVAAPPKKDLLLRFVSVADTGTGARGQYAVARAMTNYYQQNPYDLVVLAGDNIYNNGEIEKINAVFERPYQDLLKQKVKFQACLGNHDIRTDNGDPQVRYPGFNMNGRRYYTFRRQGIQFFALDTNNNADWQNQLTWLEKELSSSNASWKVVFGHHPIYSSGVYGTNQAFVKTFTPLFKKYGVQLYINGHEHSYERTRPIDGTTYLICGAGAGNRPVGRSQWTEYSTSDLSFAAYEVYPDRIEVNAINTNNRIFDKGVISRA; this comes from the coding sequence ATGAATTTCAAACGCCGCCAATTTTTATTTTTAAGTAGCTTCAGCGCCTTTGGTGTAGGATTATTAACTTGGAAGTTAGCTCACCAAAATGATTCAAGTGCTGATTTTGCTGTAGCAGCACCACCCAAAAAAGATTTACTCTTACGCTTTGTGTCGGTGGCTGATACAGGAACAGGTGCAAGAGGACAGTATGCTGTAGCTAGGGCCATGACAAATTACTACCAGCAAAATCCCTATGATTTGGTAGTTCTAGCTGGTGATAATATTTATAATAACGGCGAAATTGAGAAAATAAATGCTGTGTTTGAGCGTCCCTATCAAGATTTGCTCAAACAAAAGGTGAAATTTCAAGCTTGTTTAGGTAATCATGATATCCGCACTGATAACGGTGATCCACAAGTCCGCTATCCTGGTTTTAATATGAATGGTAGGCGATACTATACATTTCGCCGCCAAGGTATACAATTTTTCGCTTTAGATACTAACAATAATGCCGATTGGCAAAATCAACTAACTTGGTTAGAAAAAGAATTAAGTAGTAGTAACGCTTCGTGGAAAGTAGTATTTGGACATCACCCCATTTATTCATCGGGGGTGTACGGAACTAATCAAGCTTTCGTTAAAACCTTCACACCACTGTTTAAAAAATATGGAGTCCAACTTTATATTAATGGACACGAACATAGTTACGAACGCACTCGCCCTATCGATGGCACAACCTATTTAATTTGCGGTGCTGGCGCAGGTAATCGTCCTGTAGGGCGATCGCAATGGACAGAGTATTCCACCAGTGATTTAAGCTTCGCCGCCTATGAAGTTTACCCCGATAGGATAGAAGTAAATGCGATCAACACTAATAATCGCATTTTTGACAAAGGAGTGATTAGCAGGGCTTAA
- a CDS encoding phosphoserine transaminase, which yields MSEHLTLPTTKPHIPHFSSGPCAKRPGWSASSLENACVGRSHRSEDGKARLADVIERSKKILGLPADYRLGIVPASDTGAVEMALWSLLGQRPLDILAWESFGQEWVKDVVDELKLPDVRLLKAPYGGLPNLDEVNFDHDVVFLWNGTTSGVRVPNGDWIKDDRQGLTICDATSAVFAMDIPWEKIDVLTYSWQKVLGGEAQHGVIVLSPRAVERLETYQPAWPIPKIFRLSQKGKLIEGIFKADTINTPSMLCVEDALDALIWAEGIGGLPGLISRSEANLAAIAKWVEQSKWADFLAEKPETRSCTSICLKIVDAAFSSLSAEDQGKFAKKLAKLLEKQQVAYDIAPYRAAPPGLRIWGGATVETSNIEALLPWLDWAYATVKAEFAPVA from the coding sequence ATGTCAGAGCATCTTACGCTTCCCACAACTAAACCTCATATTCCGCATTTTTCCTCTGGCCCCTGTGCAAAGCGCCCTGGTTGGTCTGCGTCTAGTCTGGAAAACGCCTGTGTGGGTCGTTCCCACAGGTCTGAAGATGGTAAGGCTAGATTAGCAGACGTTATTGAACGTTCTAAAAAAATTCTCGGTTTACCTGCTGATTATCGTTTAGGTATTGTGCCGGCTTCCGATACTGGCGCTGTAGAAATGGCCTTATGGTCACTACTAGGACAAAGACCTTTAGATATCTTGGCTTGGGAAAGTTTCGGTCAAGAATGGGTTAAGGATGTGGTAGATGAATTAAAGTTACCCGATGTCCGCCTGTTGAAAGCACCCTATGGCGGCTTACCCAATTTAGATGAAGTTAATTTTGACCATGATGTCGTGTTTTTATGGAATGGCACAACTTCGGGTGTCAGGGTTCCCAACGGTGACTGGATTAAAGACGATCGCCAAGGTTTAACTATTTGCGATGCGACATCTGCGGTGTTTGCAATGGATATCCCTTGGGAAAAAATCGATGTGCTGACTTACTCCTGGCAGAAAGTATTAGGTGGAGAAGCCCAGCATGGTGTGATTGTTCTCTCACCCCGCGCGGTGGAAAGACTGGAAACTTATCAACCAGCTTGGCCTATACCGAAGATTTTCCGCCTCTCCCAAAAAGGTAAACTCATTGAAGGCATTTTTAAGGCAGATACCATCAATACACCATCGATGTTGTGTGTAGAAGATGCTTTAGATGCTTTGATTTGGGCTGAAGGTATTGGCGGTTTGCCTGGGTTGATTAGTCGCAGTGAAGCTAACTTAGCTGCGATCGCCAAATGGGTTGAACAAAGCAAGTGGGCTGATTTCCTAGCTGAAAAACCAGAAACTCGCTCTTGTACTTCAATTTGCTTAAAAATTGTCGATGCTGCTTTCTCTAGCCTGAGTGCAGAAGACCAAGGTAAATTTGCGAAGAAACTAGCAAAACTTCTAGAAAAACAGCAAGTAGCCTATGATATCGCACCCTATCGTGCTGCACCCCCTGGACTGCGGATTTGGGGCGGCGCTACTGTAGAAACCTCCAATATTGAAGCCTTACTTCCTTGGTTGGATTGGGCATACGCTACTGTGAAAGCTGAGTTTGCACCTGTAGCTTAG
- a CDS encoding PAP/fibrillin family protein → MSNRLLLKEQLQAKIGEIQSKSPGSPVTNVKLDKAIAKEIEQLTTQLERCNPNPSPLLYATSLLEGAWQLQYSTAREIRSLDSLPLGLKIGKVFQVIDVGNKLFFNLAYVQHSLGLASGFVKVTARFEPAIEDSSPVPNKRINVYFEKRYLSIEKIVGIDTPRLNPFKVVPANNPQGRVAILDITYLDETLRIGRGGDESLFILSKSDELQQLA, encoded by the coding sequence TTGAGTAATAGACTTTTGTTAAAGGAACAATTACAAGCAAAAATTGGGGAGATACAATCTAAAAGTCCTGGCTCTCCTGTTACCAATGTGAAGCTAGACAAAGCGATCGCCAAAGAAATTGAACAGTTAACAACTCAATTAGAACGCTGTAATCCTAATCCTAGTCCTCTGTTATATGCTACTTCTTTACTAGAGGGAGCTTGGCAATTACAATACTCCACTGCTAGAGAAATCCGTTCTTTAGACTCCCTACCATTAGGATTAAAGATAGGTAAAGTGTTTCAAGTTATCGATGTTGGCAATAAATTATTCTTTAATTTAGCGTATGTCCAGCATTCTCTGGGGCTGGCATCAGGATTTGTGAAAGTAACAGCTAGGTTTGAACCAGCCATAGAAGATTCATCGCCTGTACCTAACAAACGTATCAATGTCTACTTTGAAAAACGCTACCTATCAATTGAAAAAATTGTTGGCATTGATACCCCCAGACTCAATCCATTTAAGGTTGTACCAGCTAACAATCCTCAAGGTAGAGTGGCCATCCTTGATATTACCTACCTAGACGAAACCCTGAGAATTGGCCGTGGGGGTGATGAAAGTTTGTTTATCCTCAGTAAATCAGACGAATTACAACAGTTGGCGTAG
- a CDS encoding threonine dehydratase, whose protein sequence is MSRLTQILRNFYIRLEALFGVFFKGLFGFIGKIFSFFAGLFGLTQPDYFLGTDEAQSTKKASLQEPVANVKNATPETFVTSRRRPNSKKIDDYYMNMAREVNKS, encoded by the coding sequence ATGTCTCGACTGACTCAAATTCTTCGGAACTTTTACATTCGGCTGGAAGCCTTGTTTGGTGTTTTCTTCAAAGGCTTGTTTGGTTTCATAGGCAAGATATTTAGCTTTTTTGCTGGGTTGTTTGGATTGACTCAGCCTGATTATTTTTTGGGAACAGATGAGGCGCAAAGTACCAAAAAAGCTTCGCTCCAAGAACCTGTTGCCAATGTTAAAAATGCTACGCCTGAAACTTTTGTTACTTCCCGTCGTCGTCCTAATTCCAAAAAAATTGACGACTATTATATGAATATGGCGCGAGAAGTGAATAAGAGTTAA
- a CDS encoding Uma2 family endonuclease: MILATTNTGSISFEAFIASYLDDVRYELIDGELIDLEPTGLHEQVAGLINRKLNVAIELLDLPWFIPMKCLIKPLGLNSAFRPDVVILDQTALVNEPLWQTEPVITLGNSVKLVVEVVSTNWQNDYARKVEDYEALGIGEYWIADYLGLGGKRYIGSSKEPVMTIYQLVDGVYQGTQFRGEEQIISPTFPNLNLTAEQIFAAGR, from the coding sequence ATGATATTAGCTACTACTAATACGGGTTCTATTAGCTTTGAAGCATTCATTGCTAGCTATCTGGACGATGTACGCTATGAATTAATTGATGGAGAACTAATTGACTTGGAACCTACTGGACTCCATGAACAGGTGGCTGGCCTAATTAACCGTAAGCTGAATGTAGCAATTGAGCTACTAGATTTGCCCTGGTTTATTCCCATGAAATGTCTAATTAAACCACTAGGTTTAAATTCCGCTTTTAGACCCGATGTTGTGATTCTTGATCAGACAGCTTTGGTCAATGAACCTTTATGGCAAACTGAGCCAGTAATCACATTGGGTAACTCTGTCAAGTTAGTAGTTGAAGTTGTGAGTACGAATTGGCAAAATGACTATGCTCGTAAAGTAGAAGATTACGAGGCATTGGGAATTGGAGAGTATTGGATTGCAGATTACTTAGGACTGGGGGGTAAACGTTATATTGGCTCATCTAAAGAACCTGTGATGACCATTTATCAGTTAGTCGATGGCGTTTATCAAGGAACTCAGTTTCGGGGAGAAGAACAAATTATTTCCCCAACTTTTCCCAATCTGAATCTAACTGCCGAACAAATATTTGCTGCTGGTCGATAA
- a CDS encoding class I SAM-dependent methyltransferase, with protein sequence MNNKSKPDWAGESLLSNFVNLLIQTKPIYGVMKQQARKVLINTAEKNGVPWRKNYEALQASPAKKMLAAVTNPHVIYPDYYKVPFHAYAEGNLCWDAAFETESATYAMALRVWPQENMTWEAAHARLRGTFHDALATYGPKQAKDILDIGCSVGISTLALHRYYQRQERYPVRTVGLDLSPYMLAVARTRDVNSEISEWIHARAENTGLPAQSFDLVTLQFVTHELPGYVSKEIFAEAKRLLRPGGYIAIVDNNPRSPVIQNLPPVLYTLMKSTEPWSDDYYDFDIEAALQQVGFMPPITVPSDPRHRTIIARKPV encoded by the coding sequence ATGAACAACAAGAGCAAGCCAGATTGGGCTGGTGAAAGTCTACTCTCCAATTTCGTCAATTTGTTAATTCAAACTAAACCCATTTACGGGGTGATGAAACAGCAAGCCAGAAAGGTTCTCATCAACACGGCTGAAAAAAACGGTGTCCCTTGGCGTAAGAACTATGAAGCACTCCAAGCATCACCCGCAAAAAAAATGCTGGCGGCTGTGACTAACCCTCATGTAATCTATCCTGACTACTACAAAGTACCATTCCACGCATACGCGGAAGGTAACTTGTGCTGGGATGCGGCTTTTGAAACTGAGTCGGCTACTTACGCGATGGCGTTGCGGGTATGGCCGCAAGAAAACATGACTTGGGAAGCCGCCCATGCTAGGTTACGTGGTACTTTTCATGATGCTTTGGCGACTTATGGGCCTAAGCAAGCCAAGGATATTTTAGATATTGGCTGTTCGGTTGGTATCTCTACCCTAGCGTTGCATCGTTACTACCAACGCCAGGAAAGATATCCAGTCCGTACTGTGGGTTTGGATTTGTCGCCTTATATGCTGGCGGTGGCTAGGACTAGAGATGTTAATAGTGAAATATCCGAGTGGATTCATGCTAGGGCAGAAAATACCGGTTTACCAGCTCAATCTTTTGATTTGGTGACTCTGCAATTTGTTACTCATGAACTACCAGGCTACGTTAGCAAGGAAATTTTTGCTGAAGCCAAGCGGTTATTACGTCCTGGTGGTTATATCGCCATCGTTGATAATAACCCGCGATCGCCTGTCATCCAAAATCTACCCCCCGTTCTCTACACCCTCATGAAAAGCACTGAGCCTTGGAGTGATGATTACTACGATTTTGATATTGAAGCCGCCCTACAACAAGTAGGTTTTATGCCCCCAATTACAGTCCCCAGCGACCCACGCCATCGGACAATTATTGCTAGGAAGCCTGTGTAG